One genomic segment of Porphyromonadaceae bacterium W3.11 includes these proteins:
- a CDS encoding replication-associated recombination protein A: MSAQLAPLAERLRPNTLEEYVGQEHLIAPGAPLYEMIRSGLLRSFILWGPPGVGKTTLAHIISKQLGTKFYTLSAVSSGVKDVREVIQQAEDNQRGLFGSAATPILFIDEIHRFSKSQQDSLLHAVERGSVTLIGATTENPSFEVIRPLLSRCRVFVLKPLDSKALDELLERAISEDVVLREYQFEIKEREALFAAAGGDARKLLNILEMLITTPEAKVEDKIVISNQIIANSLQQNPAVYDKGGEMHYDIISAYIKSVRGSDPDAALYWLARMIAGGEDPKFIARRIVILAAEDIGLANPNALLIAQAAFDAVQKIGWPEGRIPLAEATIYLASSPKSNSAYLAIDKALQFVKTAPPYAVPMHLRNAPTSLMEELGYGAEYIYPHNYEGHYAPQEYLPNEIEGMNFWEPAPNSQEQRLVDYLRDHKK; encoded by the coding sequence ATGAGTGCACAATTAGCTCCACTTGCTGAAAGGTTACGTCCTAACACATTGGAAGAATATGTAGGACAGGAACATCTTATAGCTCCTGGTGCTCCATTGTATGAAATGATCCGAAGTGGTCTCTTAAGGAGCTTTATTCTTTGGGGGCCTCCTGGCGTGGGTAAGACTACGCTTGCACACATCATTAGCAAGCAATTGGGTACTAAATTTTATACCCTCAGTGCCGTGTCGTCGGGTGTTAAGGATGTCAGAGAGGTCATTCAGCAAGCAGAGGATAATCAAAGAGGCCTATTTGGCTCTGCAGCCACACCCATATTATTCATTGATGAGATTCATAGGTTCAGCAAGAGTCAGCAAGATTCACTCCTTCATGCTGTAGAGCGAGGGAGCGTCACTCTCATAGGAGCAACTACTGAGAATCCTTCTTTTGAAGTTATACGCCCTCTTTTATCTCGGTGTAGAGTATTTGTCTTAAAGCCCCTGGATAGTAAGGCACTTGACGAGTTGCTTGAGAGAGCCATTTCGGAAGATGTTGTTCTGCGGGAATATCAGTTTGAAATCAAAGAGCGTGAGGCACTATTTGCTGCTGCTGGAGGAGATGCTCGCAAGTTATTGAACATCTTGGAGATGCTGATTACTACTCCAGAGGCTAAGGTAGAGGATAAGATAGTAATTTCGAACCAGATTATTGCTAATTCCCTTCAGCAAAATCCTGCCGTCTATGACAAAGGTGGAGAGATGCACTATGATATCATTTCGGCATACATCAAGAGTGTTAGAGGAAGTGATCCAGATGCTGCCTTGTATTGGCTCGCGAGGATGATTGCAGGTGGGGAGGATCCTAAGTTTATTGCCCGCCGAATCGTCATACTAGCGGCCGAAGACATAGGGCTGGCTAATCCTAATGCTTTATTGATAGCACAGGCTGCATTTGATGCGGTCCAGAAGATTGGATGGCCTGAGGGAAGAATCCCATTAGCAGAAGCTACTATATACCTGGCCAGTAGTCCAAAGAGTAATAGTGCATATCTCGCCATTGATAAAGCACTTCAATTCGTAAAAACAGCTCCTCCTTATGCCGTTCCAATGCATTTGAGGAATGCTCCTACATCTTTAATGGAAGAGCTAGGATATGGAGCAGAATATATCTATCCACATAATTACGAAGGGCATTATGCTCCGCAGGAATATTTGCCTAATGAAATTGAGGGTATGAACTTTTGGGAACCTGCTCCAAATTCGCAAGAACAGCGGTTGGTTGACTATTTAAGAGACCATAAAAAATGA